From a region of the Narcine bancroftii isolate sNarBan1 chromosome 5, sNarBan1.hap1, whole genome shotgun sequence genome:
- the LOC138764294 gene encoding apolipoprotein Eb-like isoform X2, translating to MKFIATILILGLITAAWGDQEPAESEWEKAVEQFWNLASKVGFSAKNMPWSSETDGKFRELITETLTQLNVSSEQLQARLGPYSKQFQADLELLRARLEKDLESVRSSLQNYHEEAQLLLQQNLDDVRRISGVYMNKYRKRLSRDRAEIRRKFQEYRELLESQQQRAVEGLREAIDPMVAAATGQFQKRVKALADDLRQRTSEIKSLTQSLQKHAAANTEELGEVVSRVLTAIQSWFQTEPQRVSSYLQSLLNSAQELPKEQNA from the exons CTGCCTGGGGAGACCAGGAACCGGCCGAAAGCGAATGGGAGAAGGCGGTGGAGCAGTTCTGGAACCTGGCCAGCAAGGTGGGCTTCTCCGCCAAGAACATGCCATGGAGCAGTGAGACAGATGGAAAGTTTcg GGAGCTGATAACGGAAACCCTGACCCAGCTGAATGTCTCCAGCGAACAACTGCAGGCGCGCCTGGGCCCCTACTCCAAGCAGTTCCAGGCCGACCTCGAGCTGCTGCGTGCGCGCCTCGAGAAGGACCTGGAGTCAGTGAGGAGCTCTCTGCAGAACTACCACGAGGAGGCCCAGCTGTTGCTGCAGCAGAACCTTGATGATGTGCGCCGCATTTCTGGTGTCTACATGAACAAGTACCGCAAGCGGCTCTCACGGGACCGTGCCGAGATCCGTCGCAAGTTCCAGGAGTACCGCGAGCTGCTGGAGTCCCAGCAGCAACGTGCCGTGGAGGGCCTACGGGAGGCCATTGACCCCATGGTCGCTGCTGCCACCGGCCAGTTCCAGAAACGCGTCAAGGCCCTTGCTGACGACCTGCGCCAGCGCACGAGCGAAATCAAGAGCCTGACCCAGTCCCTTCAGAAGCATGCGGCGGCCAACACCGAGGAGCTGGGCGAGGTGGTCAGCAGAGTGTTGACCGCCATCCAGAGCTGGTTCCAGACTGAGCCCCAGAGGGTGTCCAGCTACTTGCAGAGCCTCCTCAACTCGGCCCAGGAGCTCCCGAAGGAACAGAATGCCTGA